One genomic segment of Methanobacterium spitsbergense includes these proteins:
- the xerA gene encoding site-specific tyrosine recombinase/integron integrase, whose amino-acid sequence MNPYPNQHWKNLEGGSANLQRAVPGESDYILRENILDAFDFPEMIEDYLIELEIRNYSKNTIKTYRSIINNFHRFLQKEEDLYDERLVLRAFKRYIRYLKREKNVSQNYIYLVTVVAKKFFEFGGIGVLKDVKTPKRTKSLPKSLNENEVINLINAMDKNGDEGVKSEHSEFLKLRNKVILALLYSSGLRVSELVKLHSDSVDLRDRTLRIRGKGEKDRIVLFDEETKELLEGYILKRGDHSDYLFVNRSGNHLTPRYIQMMIKDYAKAAGIKKRVTPHILRHSFATHLLKNGVDIRAIQQLLGHANLSTTQIYTSVDMHTLKNVYDRAKN is encoded by the coding sequence ATGAATCCTTACCCAAATCAACACTGGAAAAATCTAGAAGGAGGTTCAGCAAATTTGCAAAGAGCAGTTCCTGGTGAATCAGATTATATTCTTAGAGAGAATATATTAGATGCCTTTGACTTTCCGGAGATGATAGAAGATTATTTGATTGAACTTGAGATAAGGAACTACTCTAAGAACACCATCAAAACGTACCGGTCTATAATTAATAATTTTCACAGATTTTTACAAAAAGAAGAAGATCTTTACGACGAAAGACTTGTTTTAAGGGCATTTAAAAGGTACATACGCTACTTGAAACGTGAAAAAAATGTTTCACAAAATTATATATATCTTGTAACAGTTGTTGCAAAGAAATTCTTTGAATTTGGTGGTATTGGGGTCCTAAAAGATGTTAAAACTCCTAAAAGAACAAAATCTCTCCCTAAATCTCTCAATGAAAATGAGGTAATCAATTTAATTAATGCTATGGATAAAAATGGAGATGAAGGGGTTAAATCAGAACATTCAGAATTTTTAAAACTTAGAAACAAGGTTATATTAGCTTTACTATACTCTTCTGGTCTAAGGGTCTCAGAATTAGTTAAACTTCATAGTGATAGTGTTGATTTAAGAGATAGAACTCTTAGAATTAGGGGAAAGGGGGAAAAAGATCGGATTGTTCTTTTTGATGAAGAAACTAAGGAATTACTCGAAGGTTACATTTTAAAAAGAGGAGATCATAGTGATTATCTTTTTGTTAACAGATCCGGCAATCATTTAACTCCTAGATATATTCAAATGATGATTAAAGACTATGCAAAAGCTGCAGGTATTAAAAAAAGAGTAACTCCTCATATATTAAGACATTCATTTGCAACACATTTGTTAAAGAATGGTGTTGATATTAGAGCCATACAACAACTTTTGGGTCATGCTAATCTAAGTACTACACAGATATATACCAGTGTGGATATGCATACCCTTAAAAATGTTTATGATCGTGCCAAAAACTAG
- a CDS encoding biotin transporter BioY, which produces MEITIDNYFEKRHSLFKWRSETSNANKLVMAFFMACITGLMAQIIIPLPWTPVPITAQTFAVLIAGILLGRYWGGLSMVIYLLIGFVGVPWFTGMTGGIGVITGATGGFLIGFILTALFLGYFSDNYINARGFKSMLVLLLVSNFAFIYIPGLIGLGAWLYVVNGAVPGVWTLLAMGLLPFLIGDLIKIGGAAALSKAVTPKESFNEGDNLIDNGKWRIF; this is translated from the coding sequence ATGGAGATAACAATTGATAATTACTTTGAAAAGAGACATTCACTTTTCAAATGGCGTTCTGAAACTTCAAATGCTAACAAACTAGTAATGGCATTTTTCATGGCATGTATTACTGGACTTATGGCACAAATAATTATACCGCTACCATGGACTCCTGTACCTATAACTGCTCAGACTTTTGCAGTTTTAATTGCAGGAATACTTCTTGGAAGATACTGGGGGGGATTAAGCATGGTAATCTATTTGTTAATTGGATTTGTAGGTGTACCATGGTTTACAGGAATGACTGGAGGTATTGGGGTAATTACTGGGGCTACAGGTGGCTTTTTAATCGGATTTATATTAACAGCATTATTCCTAGGATACTTTTCAGATAATTACATCAATGCTAGAGGTTTTAAGTCAATGCTGGTTTTATTACTAGTTTCAAACTTTGCATTTATCTATATACCTGGTTTGATTGGATTGGGTGCTTGGTTATATGTTGTAAATGGTGCAGTGCCTGGAGTTTGGACATTACTTGCAATGGGTTTATTACCCTTTCTGATTGGTGATCTAATCAAAATTGGGGGAGCAGCTGCGCTTTCAAAGGCTGTGACACCTAAAGAATCCTTCAATGAAGGAGATAATCTGATTGATAATGGAAAATGGAGAATATTCTGA
- a CDS encoding DUF1284 domain-containing protein has protein sequence MENGEYSDPIWIRAHHLLCMQGFQGYGYSKDFERHMGKIITFLNSNPSTEIRIVTKTDEICLHCPYKCKFSCKRDQNSHFGMDELDNFVIKKALLKENQVYQILDALRLVNKNIDHDSLMEICGQCSWKNKCIFFEKKLIFNKP, from the coding sequence ATGGAAAATGGAGAATATTCTGATCCCATATGGATCAGAGCCCATCATCTTCTTTGTATGCAAGGATTTCAAGGTTATGGTTACAGTAAAGACTTTGAAAGGCATATGGGGAAGATAATTACTTTTTTAAATTCAAATCCTTCAACTGAAATTCGAATTGTTACAAAAACAGATGAAATATGTTTGCACTGTCCTTATAAATGCAAATTTTCATGTAAGCGGGACCAGAATTCACATTTCGGAATGGATGAATTGGACAATTTTGTAATCAAAAAGGCTTTATTAAAAGAAAATCAAGTATATCAAATACTTGACGCTTTAAGATTAGTTAATAAAAACATTGATCATGATAGTCTAATGGAAATATGTGGTCAATGTAGTTGGAAGAATAAATGTATTTTTTTCGAGAAAAAATTAATTTTTAATAAACCATAA
- a CDS encoding DUF1697 domain-containing protein: METYISMLRGINVGRTKRVKMDELKEVYKSLNFKDVKTYIQSGNVIFQFKNIDTNELKIKIKNKLKETLGFDVAVVIRTKEELEKIINENPLKKEDINHTYITFLSNIPSEDLFNDIKIKIDSKMKNKNDKIINYPKEIYLFLPDGYGRTKLNNNFFEKQLKVTSTTRNLKTVKKLLNIAESLK; the protein is encoded by the coding sequence ATGGAAACCTATATTTCGATGCTACGTGGAATTAACGTTGGTAGAACTAAACGGGTTAAGATGGATGAATTAAAGGAAGTTTACAAATCTTTAAACTTTAAAGATGTAAAAACTTACATACAAAGTGGAAATGTAATATTCCAGTTCAAAAACATTGATACAAATGAATTAAAGATTAAAATTAAGAATAAATTAAAAGAAACTTTAGGTTTTGACGTAGCAGTAGTGATTAGAACAAAAGAAGAATTAGAAAAAATTATAAATGAAAATCCCTTAAAAAAAGAGGATATCAATCATACATACATTACATTTCTATCAAATATTCCTTCAGAAGATTTATTTAATGATATAAAAATTAAAATTGATTCTAAAATGAAAAACAAAAATGATAAAATTATTAATTATCCAAAGGAAATCTATCTTTTCTTACCGGATGGGTACGGGAGAACTAAGTTAAACAACAATTTTTTTGAGAAACAATTAAAGGTCACTTCAACAACAAGAAATTTAAAAACAGTAAAAAAATTATTGAACATTGCAGAGTCATTAAAATAA
- the lon gene encoding endopeptidase La, with protein sequence MRDINVNKELSVIVIPDKVLVHETKMTLKIGKEVGSNIYKRVANDDYYAIAVAVKEDNAEGLYSESDLYNVGTLIKINNIKSMRDFYQIMVEIVERVEIEELKTEGVNYRASYRLIPDIIDLDPEDQKEILDHIKYLVSEISQNFKGSKAYVEQVNKFDDITKVIGYVYPYMRLSIFEEQELLEIRSLKEKSLKFLDILIDQKESIKFQMEMAAKFNEEMNKNHRANMLKEQLKAIQEELNDTEGRSGKKDYRDLIEESKMPEEVKEAALDEVLKLERQGPHSSEESVIRNYLDLLTTLPWGKSKIKDIDIGAARKLLDEEHYGLEKVKDRIIQHLTVMKLKQNKQGSILLLVGPPGTGKTSLGKSIAEVLGREYVRISLGGVKDEAEIRGHRRTYLGALPGRIIQGMKRAGETNPVFILDEVDKLMAAYNGDPASALLEVLDPEQNDSFSDHYLDLPYDLSDVFFIATANSLRDIPGPLRDRMEIIEIGSYTSHEKFRIAKDHLISIVLEEHGLDETQLQIDDEALKTIIEKYTREAGVRGIKRQLSAVARVASEKIVVGKVDLPYVVKEDMLYEILGHELTQYHRAGKNNPPGVVTGLAWTPVGGDILFIEGAFMPGTGKLTLTGQLGDVMKESAKISQTLIRSRLAFNLKKAEFEKKDLHIHVPSGAIPKDGPSAGVALLSTIASLVTGHEVDPKLAMTGEISLRGAVLPVGGIKEKVIAAHRAGIERIILPKENLKDLDDVPKDVKDEIKFIPVDTVEDVIKETIGIELPKPMMLEMTSDHVPGGAGV encoded by the coding sequence ATGAGAGATATAAACGTTAATAAAGAATTATCAGTAATTGTTATACCTGACAAGGTCTTAGTACACGAGACTAAAATGACCTTGAAAATTGGTAAGGAAGTTGGAAGCAATATCTACAAAAGAGTTGCAAATGATGATTATTACGCCATTGCAGTGGCTGTAAAAGAAGATAATGCAGAAGGATTATATTCCGAATCTGATTTATACAATGTAGGAACATTAATCAAAATAAATAACATCAAATCAATGAGAGATTTCTATCAGATAATGGTAGAAATAGTAGAAAGAGTTGAAATAGAAGAACTCAAAACTGAAGGTGTAAACTACAGAGCATCCTACAGATTAATCCCAGATATTATAGACCTGGATCCTGAAGACCAGAAAGAAATCCTAGATCATATAAAATACCTTGTATCTGAAATCAGTCAAAACTTCAAAGGTTCAAAGGCCTATGTCGAACAGGTGAATAAATTTGATGATATAACAAAGGTTATTGGATATGTATACCCTTACATGCGATTATCAATATTTGAAGAACAAGAATTATTGGAAATACGTTCTTTAAAGGAAAAAAGTCTAAAATTCCTGGATATTCTAATCGATCAAAAGGAATCAATAAAATTCCAGATGGAAATGGCTGCCAAGTTCAACGAAGAAATGAACAAAAACCACAGAGCAAATATGCTCAAAGAACAGCTTAAAGCCATACAAGAAGAATTAAACGATACTGAAGGTAGAAGTGGGAAGAAAGATTACAGAGACCTGATCGAAGAATCAAAAATGCCTGAAGAAGTTAAAGAAGCAGCACTCGATGAAGTGCTCAAACTTGAAAGACAAGGCCCACACAGTTCTGAAGAAAGTGTAATCAGAAATTATCTTGATCTCTTAACCACCTTACCATGGGGTAAAAGCAAAATTAAAGATATTGATATTGGAGCTGCAAGAAAATTGCTGGACGAAGAACACTACGGACTTGAAAAAGTTAAGGATCGTATAATACAGCACCTTACAGTGATGAAATTAAAACAAAACAAACAAGGTTCAATACTTCTATTAGTAGGACCACCTGGAACTGGTAAAACCAGCCTAGGTAAAAGTATAGCAGAAGTTTTAGGCAGAGAATATGTGAGAATCAGTCTCGGTGGAGTCAAAGACGAAGCAGAAATCAGAGGACACAGAAGAACATATCTCGGAGCATTACCTGGTAGAATAATACAAGGAATGAAACGTGCAGGGGAAACAAATCCAGTATTCATCTTAGATGAAGTAGATAAATTAATGGCAGCTTACAACGGCGATCCTGCAAGTGCACTTCTAGAAGTTCTTGATCCCGAACAAAACGACAGCTTTTCAGACCATTATCTTGACTTACCCTACGATCTGTCAGATGTTTTCTTCATTGCAACAGCAAATTCACTTAGAGACATTCCAGGACCATTAAGAGACCGTATGGAAATCATAGAAATTGGAAGTTATACAAGCCATGAAAAATTCAGAATTGCAAAGGATCACCTAATTTCAATTGTGCTTGAAGAACATGGATTAGATGAAACTCAACTACAAATCGATGACGAAGCATTGAAAACCATAATTGAAAAATACACCAGAGAAGCCGGAGTAAGGGGAATTAAACGTCAACTATCTGCAGTTGCAAGGGTAGCATCTGAAAAAATTGTTGTTGGAAAAGTTGATCTTCCTTATGTTGTTAAAGAGGACATGCTCTACGAAATACTTGGCCACGAACTTACCCAGTACCACAGAGCAGGTAAAAACAACCCCCCCGGAGTTGTAACAGGCTTAGCTTGGACTCCTGTAGGAGGAGACATACTTTTCATCGAAGGTGCTTTCATGCCTGGAACTGGTAAATTAACACTTACAGGACAATTAGGTGATGTAATGAAAGAATCAGCCAAAATATCCCAAACACTGATTCGTTCAAGACTTGCATTCAACCTTAAGAAAGCTGAATTTGAGAAGAAGGATTTACATATACACGTACCTTCAGGAGCAATTCCTAAAGACGGTCCATCAGCAGGTGTAGCATTATTAAGTACCATTGCATCACTTGTAACAGGCCATGAAGTTGATCCTAAACTGGCAATGACCGGTGAAATTTCACTCAGAGGTGCAGTACTACCTGTTGGTGGTATTAAAGAGAAGGTAATTGCAGCACATCGAGCAGGAATCGAAAGAATTATCCTACCAAAGGAGAATTTAAAAGATCTTGACGATGTTCCAAAGGATGTTAAGGATGAAATAAAATTCATACCCGTTGACACAGTGGAAGATGTTATAAAAGAAACAATTGGTATTGAACTTCCAAAACCAATGATGCTTGAAATGACATCAGACCATGTACCTGGAGGAGCCGGAGTATAA